The Zingiber officinale cultivar Zhangliang chromosome 10A, Zo_v1.1, whole genome shotgun sequence genome contains a region encoding:
- the LOC122027862 gene encoding uncharacterized protein YciO-like produces MASAGIPSTFSVRDSIASLPSLLPATPSVSLRPQLNVRALLKRNPKRLKYSTPRLFKKRESMVYVEMDPLGTETWRLDPVVELIKEGAVGVIPTDTVYAIVCDLKSYSSIERLRRIKDIENKKPLSILCRCFQDIDKYTVGFPRGDGHGQTNIFRAIKHCLPGPYTFILPATKELPKQCIRSGRAAKYESRKHVGIRMPDDPICQAILRSLDEPVISTSVKWPSEDQWMLDPVLIADTYEPEGLDFVVDGGVRVADPSTVVDMTGKLPTIIRQGKGPRLDWMVVEGEDVGAVSY; encoded by the exons ATGGCATCCGCTGGGATACCTTCGACCTTCTCCGTTCGTGACTCCATCGCGAGCCTTCCGTCGCTTCTCCCTGCAACCCCCTCGGTTTCCCTCCGGCCTCAGCTCAACGTTCGCGCTCTTCTGAAGCGGAACCCCAAGCGCTTGAAGTACTCTACTCCTCGCCTTTTCAAG AAGCGGGAATCGATGGTGTACGTGGAAATGGACCCTTTGGGGACCGAAACTTGGAGGCTGGATCCCGTCGTCGAGCTTATCAAGGAAGGAGCTGTTGGTGTAATTCCCACGGATACTGT GTATGCCATTGTTTGTGATTTGAAGAGTTATTCATCGATAGAACGGCTACGGAG AATCAAAGACATAGAAAACAAGAAG CCTCTCAGTATCTTGTGCCGTTGTTTTCAAGATATAGATAAGTACACAGTAGGTTTTCCTCGTGGTGATGGGCATGGGCAAACAAATATCTTTCGTGCTATTAAACACTGTTTACCTGGGCCT TATACATTTATTCTTCCTGCAACCAAAGAATTACCAAAACAATGCATAAGATCTGGAAGGGCAGCTAAATATGAGTCAAGGAAGCATGTAGGTATCCGCATGCCAGATGATCCTATTTGTCAAGCTATATTACGAAGTCTGGATGAACCTGTCATTTCCACAAG TGTAAAGTGGCCTTCAGAAGATCAGTGGATGCTAGATCCTGTCCTAATCGCAGATACTTATGAGCCAGAG gGCCTTGATTTTGTTGTCGACGGTGGTGTCCGAGTGGCTGATCCATCTACTGTGGTTGATATGACAGGAAAGCTTCCAACAATTATTCGCCAGGGAAAG GGCCCTCGGCTGGACTGGATGGTGGTGGAGGGTGAAGATGTTGGTGCTGTAAGCTATTAG
- the LOC122027650 gene encoding squamosa promoter-binding-like protein 16 codes for MDWDLKMLPWDFPELGRGFDANLGSVLDGSGVVGFAKRLPMSGTECSVDLKLGGLGDSGSSYDWKEKPKISMVTTTTASSSSGPLKRQRAPSNINQNASCMVDGCKTDLSKCREYHRRHKVCEVHSKTPVVTVGGQEQRFCQQCSRFHLLVEFDEVKRSCRKRLDGHNRRRRKPQPNSISSGTRFSAYSQVFPTSTVEPNWVGIDNTRYTHQTIPNLFDGNLSFSSSSHIYGKERKQFPFLQESETNLGHITTTGSLGGQTHLLGSTPSVVSGSSNKLFANGLTQIFHSDCALSLLSSPNQTSGINSSPSAVQSANQIFTVQPLVASLQYGDLLQYAHSTCDPVRYSRSSIENPRTVLVSDADTRCQSIFQIGDEGSSNATSQTLPFSWQ; via the exons ATGGATTGGGATCTGAAGATGCTTCCATGGGATTTCCCCGAACTGGGCCGTGGATTTGATGCCAACCTTGGCTCCGTCCTGGATGGATCAGGTGTTGTTGGTTTTGCTAAGCGATTGCCAATGAGTGGTACGGAGTGTTCTGTTGATCTCAAACTTGGGGGATTGGGTGACTCTGGGTCATCATACGACTGGAAAGAAAAACCAAAGATATCCATGGTGACAACGACAACAGCATCTTCTTCATCTGGTCCATTAAAGAGGCAGCGAGCCCCAAGTAATATAAACCAGAATGCTTCGTGCATGGTTGATGGGTGCAAAACTGATCTCAGTAAATGCAGGGAGTACCATCGGCGCCACAAGGTCTGTGAGGTTCATTCCAAGACTCCTGTGGTTACAGTCGGAGGACAGGAACAAAGATTCTGCCAACAATGCAGCAG ATTCCATTTGCTTGTAGAATTTGATGAGGTAAAGCGAAGCTGTCGCAAACGTCTTGATGGACACAATAGACGTCGAAGGAAACCCCAGCCAAATTCGATAAGTTCAG GAACAAGGTTCTCAGCATATTCTCAGGTCTTTCCAACTTCCACAGTGGAGCCAAACTGGGTTGGCATCGACAATACACGATATACACATCAGACAATACCGAATCTCTTCGATGGAAACCTCTCTTTTTCAAGCTCTTCTCACATCTATGGCAAGGAAAGAAAGCAGTTCCCTTTCTTGCAAGAGAGCGAAACCAACCTCGGCCACATTACCACAACCGGATCTTTAGGAGGCCAGACACATCTTTTGGGAAGCACTCCATCCGTTGTCAGCGGTAGCAGCAACAAGTTGTTTGCCAATGGTCTAACCCAAATCTTCCATTCTGATTGTGCTCTCTCTCTTCTGTCATCTCCAAATCAGACATCAGGTATCAACTCGAGCCCCTCCGCGGTGCAATCAGCCAATCAGATTTTCACAGTCCAGCCTCTTGTTGCGAGTTTGCAGTATGGTGATCTCTTGCAGTATGCTCATTCTACTTGCGATCCAGTCAGATACTCACGTTCAAGCATCGAGAATCCGAGGACTGTCTTGGTTTCAGATGCCGATACTCGTTGCCAGAGTATTTTCCAGATTGGGGATGAAGGGTCCTCAAATGCTACATCTCAAACTCTTCCTTTCTCATGGCAGTAA